One genomic region from bacterium encodes:
- the bamD gene encoding outer membrane protein assembly factor BamD: MPDRRPINPCSPWLLTLGVCLAALVIGSCGGSAPPSVSTESAADMFSRAKAHYEKGDWMKAKVAFESLIYSYPGAAIVDSAQFLLAMCSYNTKDYIIAADEFRRLRARYPNSPLVDDGDLLRCRALLNIAPKNAGLDQEKTLEAITEIRLYKDRHPLSPHIATADSLLREASGRLSKRDFRTATLYHRLGRYQAARIYCQQVIDNYTDSPYVPDCLFQMAEGYRKQDSTDRALEYYEKLLYLYPDAENAAKAKKRIADLAQSRDTARVPE, from the coding sequence ATGCCTGACCGCCGACCGATCAATCCGTGTTCGCCCTGGTTGTTAACGCTGGGCGTGTGCCTGGCCGCGTTGGTGATCGGCTCCTGCGGGGGCAGCGCGCCGCCGTCGGTGAGCACCGAATCGGCCGCCGACATGTTCTCCCGCGCCAAGGCGCACTACGAGAAAGGCGACTGGATGAAGGCAAAAGTCGCCTTCGAGTCACTGATCTACAGTTACCCGGGCGCGGCGATTGTCGATTCGGCGCAGTTCCTGCTGGCCATGTGCAGTTACAACACCAAGGACTACATCATTGCCGCCGATGAGTTCCGCCGGCTGCGCGCGCGTTATCCCAACAGCCCGCTGGTCGACGACGGCGACCTGTTGCGTTGCCGCGCGCTGCTGAATATCGCCCCCAAAAACGCCGGGCTGGATCAGGAGAAGACGCTGGAGGCGATCACCGAGATCCGTCTGTACAAGGACCGTCATCCGCTCTCGCCCCATATCGCCACCGCCGATTCACTGCTGCGCGAGGCCTCCGGACGGCTCTCCAAGCGCGACTTCCGCACCGCGACGCTCTACCACCGTCTCGGCCGTTACCAGGCGGCGCGGATCTATTGTCAGCAGGTGATCGACAACTACACCGATTCGCCCTATGTGCCCGACTGTCTCTTCCAGATGGCCGAGGGCTACCGCAAGCAGGACTCGACCGACCGGGCGCTGGAGTATTACGAGAAGTTGCTCTACCTGTATCCCGATGCGGAAAACGCCGCGAAGGCGAAGAAGCGCATCGCGGATCTGGCGCAATCGCGCGACACCGCGCGCGTGCCGGAATGA
- the nadD gene encoding nicotinate (nicotinamide) nucleotide adenylyltransferase, with amino-acid sequence MTQTFVILGGSFDPFHNGHWHMAETAQAQLAADVVLFVPTAQSPFKPRGPQASFADRVAMIQAAIAGQPGWRVSDLEGRRGGVSYTIDTLRALRAEFPDAAFHLVVGADALADFHRWKDYEEILTMAELAVIERPGRPAVAPRVAARQLTMAPMNVSSTDIRQRVRRGEAIDDLVPAAVARYIAEHRLYRA; translated from the coding sequence ATGACGCAGACCTTCGTCATTCTGGGCGGCAGTTTCGATCCCTTCCACAACGGGCATTGGCACATGGCCGAGACCGCGCAGGCGCAGTTGGCGGCCGACGTCGTGCTGTTTGTGCCCACGGCGCAGTCGCCGTTCAAGCCGCGCGGGCCGCAGGCCTCCTTCGCCGACCGCGTCGCGATGATCCAGGCCGCCATTGCCGGACAACCCGGCTGGCGCGTGTCGGATCTCGAAGGACGGCGCGGCGGCGTGTCGTACACCATCGACACCCTGCGCGCGCTGCGCGCTGAATTCCCCGACGCGGCATTTCACCTCGTGGTCGGCGCCGATGCCCTCGCCGACTTTCATCGTTGGAAAGACTACGAAGAGATTCTCACCATGGCCGAACTGGCGGTCATCGAGCGTCCCGGACGGCCGGCGGTGGCGCCTCGCGTGGCCGCGCGGCAACTGACGATGGCGCCGATGAATGTTTCCTCGACCGACATCAGACAGCGTGTCCGTCGCGGCGAGGCGATCGACGATCTGGTGCCGGCGGCGGTGGCGCGTTACATCGCCGAGCACCGGCTGTATCGCGCCTGA
- a CDS encoding DUF2064 domain-containing protein: protein MPSRNVIILQLRNPVGKSEPLPVLRVYDDIHMLRLKRALFEDTLHQAAQVENADIKVAVAPPARSVWGKEAVASLARRYGERRAFQTLAERCEMIGQGVAPIAARTADNLRAAIKAGYKHILLMSGYLPTIRTEQIADALKYLAEHPIILGPTIEGGCYLVGLRSDCPEAAPLVSVGSDTSYKDSTEALAAAGLAWQEIDLCYDISHQEDLEFIVREINHARFTGDEEIGLCTEAVISEFMNEPERKAAANHRKKSGR from the coding sequence ATGCCATCGCGCAACGTCATCATCCTCCAGCTCCGCAATCCCGTCGGCAAGTCCGAGCCGCTGCCGGTGTTGCGTGTCTATGATGACATCCACATGCTGCGGCTCAAGCGAGCCCTCTTCGAAGACACGTTGCATCAGGCGGCGCAGGTGGAGAACGCCGACATCAAGGTGGCAGTGGCTCCGCCCGCGCGCAGCGTCTGGGGAAAGGAGGCGGTCGCCAGTCTCGCGCGGCGCTACGGCGAGCGGCGCGCCTTCCAGACGCTCGCGGAGCGCTGCGAGATGATCGGGCAGGGGGTTGCGCCGATCGCCGCGCGCACGGCCGACAATCTGCGCGCCGCGATCAAGGCCGGTTACAAACACATCCTGCTGATGAGCGGCTACCTGCCGACCATCCGCACCGAGCAGATCGCCGACGCGCTCAAATACCTCGCCGAGCATCCGATCATCCTCGGACCGACCATCGAGGGCGGCTGTTACCTTGTGGGTCTGCGTTCTGATTGCCCCGAGGCGGCGCCGCTGGTCTCGGTCGGCAGCGACACGTCATACAAGGATTCGACCGAAGCGCTGGCCGCCGCCGGGCTCGCGTGGCAGGAGATCGATCTCTGCTACGACATCAGCCATCAGGAAGACCTCGAGTTCATCGTGCGCGAGATCAACCATGCGCGATTCACCGGCGACGAGGAAATCGGCCTGTGCACCGAAGCGGTCATCTCCGAGTTCATGAACGAACCGGAGCGCAAGGCCGCCGCCAACCACCGCAAGAAATCCGGCCGCTGA
- a CDS encoding creatininase family protein, with amino-acid sequence MPTYWEDLNWAEFRERVPAEFRTAIIPIGTVEAHGVGPLGTDNMIPIDLVAQIADDLKALVCPPIHYGQVRGLAGYPGAIAVEERTLSDYCAQVFRAIASWGMDTIVVINGHGGNTNTLKNAAWEAHAATGVKILVVDWWFLAYSVCEEVFGQTGGHAGTDENAYTMAIRPDTIHADWYKDEMTFTFENGVTAYPIPGPVITYKKGQGAPVFDMEKARRYREGAIKKVRDYCQMVLAKWDVLGL; translated from the coding sequence ATGCCGACCTACTGGGAAGACCTCAACTGGGCCGAGTTCCGCGAACGCGTCCCCGCCGAGTTTCGTACCGCGATCATTCCGATCGGCACGGTCGAAGCGCACGGCGTTGGCCCGCTGGGCACCGACAACATGATCCCCATCGATCTGGTCGCCCAGATCGCCGATGATCTCAAGGCGCTGGTCTGTCCGCCCATCCACTACGGCCAGGTGCGCGGACTGGCCGGCTATCCCGGCGCCATCGCCGTGGAGGAACGCACCCTCAGCGACTATTGCGCCCAAGTCTTCCGCGCGATCGCCTCCTGGGGGATGGACACCATCGTGGTGATCAATGGCCATGGCGGCAACACGAACACGCTGAAGAACGCCGCGTGGGAGGCGCACGCGGCCACCGGCGTCAAGATCCTCGTGGTCGACTGGTGGTTTTTGGCCTACTCCGTGTGCGAGGAGGTCTTCGGGCAGACCGGCGGACACGCGGGGACCGACGAAAACGCCTACACCATGGCGATCCGTCCCGACACCATCCACGCCGACTGGTACAAGGATGAGATGACCTTCACGTTTGAAAACGGCGTGACCGCCTACCCCATCCCCGGCCCGGTCATCACCTACAAGAAGGGCCAGGGCGCGCCGGTCTTCGACATGGAAAAGGCGCGCCGCTACCGCGAAGGCGCCATCAAGAAGGTCCGCGACTATTGCCAGATGGTCCTGGCCAAGTGGGATGTGCTGGGACTGTAG
- a CDS encoding aminotransferase class IV, with amino-acid sequence MAELALVNDRMVPADRAMISIDDWAFRYGWGLFETIRVHQGCPLFLDRHLERLCRTAPLLDLDDDPATEQERWRRSVTRALKHAAEREAVINCYWTRGSAMSSVAPSRIVRLRAHPHYPRRGLRLWVAPWRLEPTFPGAGVKTLAYFPYIFAGATARRHNFDEALVLNTAGRIADGAASSIFLISGGEILTPRLDQGTLAGITRGLVIEIAHTLGIRCRERVISWKLLLDADAVFVASALRGVVAVQRIETHWRQQGTQPSVFRRIIAAYRRRVSDEITAWHQGH; translated from the coding sequence ATGGCGGAACTCGCGCTCGTTAACGACCGAATGGTGCCCGCCGATCGGGCGATGATTTCCATCGATGACTGGGCCTTCCGCTATGGCTGGGGGCTTTTCGAGACGATCCGTGTCCATCAGGGTTGTCCGCTCTTTCTTGATCGGCATCTGGAACGCCTGTGTCGGACCGCGCCGCTACTGGATCTGGACGATGATCCGGCGACAGAGCAGGAGCGCTGGCGCCGTTCGGTGACCCGGGCGTTGAAACACGCGGCGGAGCGCGAGGCGGTGATCAACTGCTATTGGACGCGCGGCTCCGCGATGTCGTCGGTCGCCCCATCGCGCATTGTGCGCCTGCGCGCGCATCCCCACTATCCGCGCCGCGGGTTGCGGCTTTGGGTCGCTCCCTGGCGGCTGGAGCCGACCTTCCCCGGCGCCGGCGTCAAGACGCTGGCCTATTTTCCCTACATCTTCGCCGGAGCCACGGCGCGCCGCCACAACTTCGATGAAGCATTGGTCCTCAACACCGCCGGACGAATCGCCGATGGCGCGGCGTCATCGATCTTCCTCATCAGTGGCGGAGAAATCCTCACGCCGCGGCTCGATCAGGGGACGTTGGCCGGAATCACACGCGGATTGGTCATCGAGATCGCCCACACATTGGGAATTCGCTGCCGAGAGCGGGTCATCTCCTGGAAGTTGCTGTTGGACGCCGACGCTGTCTTTGTCGCATCGGCATTGCGCGGGGTTGTGGCTGTGCAGCGCATCGAGACACACTGGCGACAGCAGGGCACCCAGCCCAGTGTTTTCCGTCGGATCATCGCCGCCTACAGACGGCGCGTGTCCGACGAGATAACCGCTTGGCATCAAGGGCATTAG
- a CDS encoding anthranilate synthase component I family protein, with product MTAATDILRPRNEPLSARLENNWPRSGMRHDGSLGGRCVGHFVAQQGRWSFRNPATDRMECGTGDPLAVLHGRFAELSRRGAAGVMYGYIAYEAGYEWLSLPRPQPAIGDWLQVPDIQFLIFSGSEPLPAGRPGRTSMIHPAAQRLVNPLTDRATYCRHVAEILELIAAGDIYQANYTQGFDLHTGSTPPENFASIRRHAPAPFNALLEFPGLAIIAASPERFWKKTGCLIETRPIKGTTARRFDARLDRQARRALLSSAKDRAELLMITDLERNDLGRIAAIGSVRTEMLARVRGTPSVWHLESTVTAQLPPETTWVDVMKATFPGGSITGAPKRRAVEILGERELIARGVYCGAYGWVDARGDADFALAIRTAVQVGDRIRLYGGGGIVADSDIDAEHQESLIKIAPLVAALAPRRITQSSDIEVAGHGGTRAR from the coding sequence ATGACTGCCGCCACAGACATTCTCCGCCCCCGGAACGAACCGCTCAGCGCGCGTCTGGAGAACAACTGGCCGCGTTCCGGCATGCGGCACGACGGATCGTTGGGTGGTCGGTGTGTCGGGCACTTTGTCGCCCAGCAGGGACGTTGGAGTTTTCGCAATCCCGCCACCGACCGGATGGAATGCGGCACAGGCGATCCGCTGGCGGTCCTGCACGGGCGCTTTGCCGAACTATCCCGCAGAGGCGCGGCCGGGGTCATGTATGGGTACATCGCTTACGAGGCCGGCTATGAGTGGTTAAGTCTGCCGCGCCCGCAGCCGGCCATCGGCGACTGGCTTCAGGTGCCCGACATTCAGTTTCTGATCTTCAGTGGCAGCGAGCCACTGCCCGCGGGAAGACCCGGTCGGACCAGCATGATTCACCCCGCCGCGCAGCGACTGGTCAACCCGTTGACGGACCGGGCCACATATTGCCGTCATGTCGCAGAGATCCTCGAGCTGATCGCCGCTGGCGACATCTACCAGGCCAATTACACGCAGGGATTCGATCTGCATACCGGAAGCACGCCCCCGGAGAATTTCGCATCCATTCGCCGTCATGCGCCGGCGCCCTTCAACGCCCTGCTGGAGTTCCCCGGCCTGGCAATCATCGCTGCGTCCCCCGAGAGATTCTGGAAGAAGACCGGATGTCTGATCGAGACACGTCCGATCAAAGGGACCACGGCGCGTCGGTTCGACGCCCGCCTTGATCGTCAGGCGCGGCGGGCGCTGCTGTCCAGCGCCAAGGATCGGGCCGAACTTTTGATGATCACCGATCTGGAGCGCAACGACCTCGGACGGATCGCCGCGATCGGCAGTGTGCGCACCGAGATGCTGGCCCGGGTGCGCGGGACTCCCTCGGTGTGGCATCTGGAGTCGACCGTCACCGCCCAGTTGCCGCCGGAGACGACCTGGGTGGATGTCATGAAGGCGACCTTTCCCGGCGGCTCGATCACCGGCGCGCCGAAGCGCCGCGCGGTCGAGATACTCGGCGAGCGCGAATTGATCGCGCGCGGCGTCTACTGCGGCGCCTACGGCTGGGTGGACGCGCGCGGGGACGCGGATTTCGCCCTCGCGATCCGCACGGCGGTGCAGGTCGGCGACCGGATCCGTCTCTACGGCGGCGGAGGGATTGTCGCCGACTCCGACATCGACGCGGAGCACCAGGAATCGCTCATCAAGATCGCCCCGCTGGTGGCGGCGCTGGCGCCGCGTCGGATCACGCAGTCATCAGATATCGAGGTGGCCGGTCATGGCGGAACTCGCGCTCGTTAA
- a CDS encoding sigma-70 family RNA polymerase sigma factor, with translation MDTAKAIDHALMRRVQKDEYEAFEELVDRYKTRLVSLIYRMLNDQNEAEDLVQETFLRVWTHRQDYDFSYCLSTWIYTIALNLAKNELRKRRKFKFFSLLDMTEKGLELPDPKMGPSALGHMLEGAIGKLPSKYKEAFLLRDVEQLPYEEVAQILGVPLGTVKSRVNRARAVLKDELKPKLEQSRALSQGSLVPVRAL, from the coding sequence TTGGATACCGCCAAAGCCATTGACCACGCGCTCATGCGACGCGTCCAGAAGGACGAGTACGAGGCGTTCGAGGAATTGGTGGATCGGTACAAAACGCGTCTGGTCAGTCTCATCTACCGGATGCTGAACGACCAGAACGAGGCCGAAGATCTGGTGCAGGAGACGTTCCTGCGCGTCTGGACCCACCGTCAGGACTACGATTTCTCGTACTGTCTGTCGACCTGGATCTACACGATCGCGCTGAACCTGGCCAAGAACGAGCTGCGCAAGCGGCGCAAGTTCAAATTTTTCAGCCTGCTGGATATGACCGAGAAGGGGCTGGAGTTGCCCGATCCGAAGATGGGCCCCTCGGCATTGGGGCACATGCTCGAGGGCGCGATCGGCAAGCTGCCGTCGAAGTACAAAGAAGCGTTTCTGCTGCGCGATGTCGAACAACTGCCCTATGAGGAAGTCGCGCAGATTCTGGGCGTGCCGTTGGGAACCGTCAAGTCGCGCGTCAATCGCGCCCGTGCGGTCCTGAAGGATGAACTCAAACCCAAACTGGAGCAATCCCGTGCGTTGTCGCAAGGCTCGTTGGTACCTGTCCGCGCGTTGTGA
- a CDS encoding zf-HC2 domain-containing protein translates to MRCRKARWYLSARCDGTLSERQRLRLEAHLASCDECRREAFYFGEIGALTTKVEARSVRPDFDLRLKAAIRRAEEQQAHPTPWWVRAESFLMRPALAAATVMVLGIGGLVSWNLLAGHSVPMAKSSGVGDPVSRDHGLANRPWETPQDSGRLIPVDLTEARVLEDRYRQVGEWPRDYIMEYDRLDAAGSTDSATRYVLPIISTDQVTKKEMY, encoded by the coding sequence GTGCGTTGTCGCAAGGCTCGTTGGTACCTGTCCGCGCGTTGTGACGGGACCCTCTCGGAACGCCAGCGTCTCCGGTTGGAGGCGCACTTGGCGTCCTGCGATGAGTGCCGCCGCGAGGCGTTTTACTTCGGCGAGATCGGCGCGCTGACCACCAAGGTCGAGGCGCGGAGCGTGCGTCCCGATTTCGACCTGCGTCTGAAAGCGGCGATCCGTCGCGCCGAAGAGCAGCAGGCCCATCCCACCCCCTGGTGGGTGCGCGCCGAGTCGTTCCTGATGCGTCCCGCCCTGGCGGCCGCGACGGTGATGGTGCTGGGCATTGGCGGATTGGTTTCCTGGAATCTGCTGGCCGGTCATTCGGTTCCGATGGCCAAATCCTCCGGCGTGGGCGATCCCGTCAGCCGCGACCATGGTCTGGCAAACCGCCCGTGGGAAACTCCTCAAGACTCCGGCCGCCTGATCCCGGTCGATCTGACCGAAGCGCGTGTGCTGGAGGACCGCTACCGCCAGGTCGGCGAGTGGCCGCGCGATTACATCATGGAATACGACCGTCTCGATGCCGCCGGCTCGACGGATTCGGCCACCCGGTACGTGTTGCCGATCATCTCGACCGATCAAGTCACGAAAAAGGAGATGTATTGA
- a CDS encoding S1C family serine protease, protein MTKPQMIHKACALAVAVFCAGWAVAPSVGAQTSPRPGSLLVALEAEVRGLVDAAAPSVVTIRSACKNSGTPSHPGPSALSIGSGVIMDTLGRILTSARVVENADEHWVETFDERIFPASLLGISGDIAVLQIDAAGLQPASFGDAADLDVGSFVAAIGNSYGFSGGLAWGEVNGFRPDGTIQLSVGVSPGSSGGAIVDTRGRVVGLIKAKISESYYLDVPGGTGKTSYSPRRLELPTSAVSLALPIGTVLRLARNVTETGGAPAYVGVYVEDLTGWQAEHYKTKQGVLVIGVVGGSPAERYGIATGDIIRTVGSETVESVRRFRQVIVQSQPGERLTFGLLRDGRPLKVTLEAARAELPDLTSPIDVTPVTAPRPIPLITEEPVPDPGAMTASLGAVPTSAVPPRPATDDLEARVRLLESVVDSLLREIDALRRQP, encoded by the coding sequence ATGACGAAGCCCCAGATGATCCATAAGGCGTGTGCGCTCGCCGTGGCGGTATTCTGCGCGGGTTGGGCGGTCGCCCCATCGGTCGGCGCGCAGACCAGTCCGCGTCCGGGCAGCCTGCTTGTCGCGCTCGAGGCGGAGGTGCGCGGCCTGGTCGATGCGGCGGCGCCGTCGGTGGTGACCATCCGCTCGGCCTGCAAGAACTCCGGAACGCCGTCGCACCCCGGACCGAGCGCGTTGTCGATCGGCTCCGGCGTGATCATGGACACGCTTGGACGCATTCTTACCAGTGCGCGGGTGGTGGAGAACGCCGACGAGCACTGGGTCGAAACGTTCGATGAACGCATCTTCCCGGCCTCGCTTTTGGGCATCAGCGGCGACATCGCCGTGTTGCAGATTGACGCCGCCGGCCTCCAGCCGGCGTCCTTTGGCGATGCCGCCGATCTTGATGTGGGCTCATTTGTAGCGGCGATCGGCAACTCCTATGGATTCTCCGGCGGGCTGGCCTGGGGAGAAGTGAATGGGTTCCGTCCCGACGGCACCATTCAGCTGTCGGTGGGCGTCTCGCCCGGCAGTTCCGGCGGCGCTATCGTCGACACGCGCGGACGGGTCGTCGGGTTGATCAAAGCGAAGATTTCCGAATCATACTACCTCGATGTGCCCGGGGGCACGGGCAAAACCTCTTACTCGCCCCGTCGGCTCGAATTGCCGACCTCGGCGGTGTCGCTGGCGTTGCCGATTGGCACCGTGTTGCGGCTGGCCCGCAACGTGACCGAAACCGGCGGTGCGCCGGCGTATGTGGGCGTCTATGTCGAGGACCTGACCGGCTGGCAGGCGGAGCACTACAAGACCAAGCAGGGTGTATTGGTCATTGGCGTTGTGGGCGGCTCGCCGGCCGAGCGCTATGGGATTGCGACCGGCGACATCATTCGCACGGTCGGCTCCGAGACGGTGGAGTCGGTCCGTCGCTTCCGTCAGGTCATTGTGCAATCGCAACCGGGCGAGCGGCTGACGTTTGGGCTTTTGCGTGACGGGCGTCCGCTTAAAGTCACACTCGAAGCGGCGCGCGCCGAATTGCCCGATTTGACCTCGCCTATTGATGTGACGCCGGTGACCGCGCCGCGGCCGATTCCTCTCATTACGGAAGAACCAGTGCCCGATCCTGGCGCGATGACCGCCAGTCTCGGCGCCGTGCCGACCTCGGCAGTGCCGCCGCGGCCGGCCACCGACGATCTGGAAGCGCGGGTGCGCTTGCTGGAAAGCGTCGTGGACTCGCTGCTGCGTGAAATCGACGCGCTGCGCCGTCAACCGTAG